From one Emticicia oligotrophica DSM 17448 genomic stretch:
- a CDS encoding type I restriction endonuclease, whose amino-acid sequence MKFTEAQLEKAFIELLQQEGYEYRLGNTIARATDEVLIEEDLINYLLRKYQSNQLTKNEAKSIVLQLKTLPDSDLYESNKTIMRWLSDGFILKREDRNQKDIYIELIR is encoded by the coding sequence ATGAAATTCACCGAAGCACAATTAGAAAAGGCATTTATTGAGTTGCTGCAACAAGAAGGGTACGAGTATCGTTTGGGCAATACTATTGCCAGAGCCACCGATGAAGTATTGATTGAAGAAGATTTAATCAACTATCTTCTGCGTAAATACCAAAGCAATCAACTCACTAAAAACGAAGCCAAATCTATTGTTCTTCAATTAAAAACATTGCCTGACAGCGATTTATACGAAAGTAATAAAACGATTATGCGTTGGCTGAGTGATGGTTTTATCTTGAAACGTGAAGACCGCAATCAAAAAGATATTTACATAGAGCTGATAAGGTAG